A window from Pseudomonas alloputida encodes these proteins:
- a CDS encoding dihydrodipicolinate synthase family protein, with the protein MNDNIFTGTMPALMTPCTAERKPDFDALVRKGRELIEAGMSAVVYCGSMGDWPLLTEAERQEGVARLVAAGIPTIVGTGAVNTREAVSHAAHAAKVGAAGLMVIPRVLSRGASLIAQKHHFSAILAAAPKLPAVIYNSPYYGFATRADLFFELRSQFPNLIGFKEFGGGADLRYAAEHITSKDDDVTLMVGVDTQVVHGFVNCNATGAITGIGNALPREVLQLVSLSKQAAKGDARARRLARELEAALAVLSSFDEGCDLVLYYKHLMVLNGDTEYSLHFNETDVLTDAQRNYAEQQYALFRSWYASWSAEQNIA; encoded by the coding sequence ATGAATGACAACATCTTCACCGGCACCATGCCTGCCCTGATGACCCCGTGCACCGCCGAGCGCAAACCGGACTTCGACGCCCTGGTGCGCAAGGGCCGCGAGCTGATCGAGGCCGGCATGAGCGCGGTGGTGTACTGCGGCTCGATGGGTGACTGGCCGCTGCTGACAGAGGCCGAGCGCCAGGAGGGCGTGGCGCGCCTGGTGGCGGCCGGCATCCCGACCATCGTCGGCACGGGCGCAGTGAACACCCGTGAGGCGGTTTCGCATGCTGCACACGCCGCCAAGGTTGGCGCCGCCGGCCTGATGGTCATCCCCCGCGTGCTCAGCCGCGGTGCTTCGCTGATCGCCCAGAAGCACCATTTCTCGGCCATCCTCGCTGCCGCACCGAAACTGCCGGCGGTGATCTACAACAGCCCTTACTACGGCTTTGCCACTCGCGCCGACCTATTCTTCGAACTGCGCAGCCAGTTCCCCAACCTGATCGGCTTCAAGGAGTTTGGCGGTGGCGCCGACTTGCGCTACGCCGCCGAGCACATCACCTCCAAGGATGACGATGTCACCCTGATGGTCGGTGTCGACACCCAGGTGGTGCATGGCTTCGTCAACTGCAACGCCACCGGCGCCATCACCGGCATCGGCAATGCGCTGCCGCGCGAAGTGCTGCAACTGGTGAGCCTGAGCAAACAGGCCGCCAAAGGCGACGCCCGTGCCCGCCGCCTGGCGCGCGAGCTGGAAGCGGCGCTGGCGGTGCTGTCGTCGTTCGATGAAGGCTGCGACCTGGTGTTGTATTACAAGCACTTGATGGTGCTCAACGGCGACACCGAGTACAGCCTGCACTTCAACGAGACCGACGTCCTGACCGACGCTCAGCGCAACTATGCCGAACAGCAGTACGCGCTGTTCCGCAGCTGGTATGCCAGCTGGTCGGCCGAGCAAAACATCGCCTGA
- a CDS encoding 4-hydroxyproline epimerase: protein MKQIHVIDSHTGGEPTRLVMKGFPQLRGRSMAEQRDELRELHDRWRRACLLEPRGNDVLVGALYCPPVSADATCGVIFFNNAGYLNMCGHGTIGLVASLQHMGLITPGVHKIDTPVGQVSATLHEDGAITVANVPSYRYRQQVAVDVPGHGVVRGDIAWGGNWFFLVSEHGQRIELDNREALTEYTWAMLKALETQGVTGENGAPIDHIELFADDPNADSRNFVMCPGKAYDRSPCGTGTSAKLACLAADGKLAEGQTWVQASITGSQFHGRYARDGERIRPFITGRAYMTADSTLLIDEQDPFAWGI, encoded by the coding sequence ATGAAACAGATTCACGTCATCGACTCCCACACGGGTGGCGAACCAACCCGCCTGGTGATGAAGGGCTTTCCGCAACTGCGGGGCCGAAGCATGGCCGAACAGCGCGACGAACTGCGCGAACTGCACGACCGGTGGCGCCGCGCCTGCCTGCTGGAGCCACGCGGCAACGATGTGCTGGTTGGCGCACTGTACTGCCCGCCAGTGTCGGCCGACGCCACCTGCGGGGTGATCTTCTTCAACAACGCCGGTTACCTGAACATGTGCGGCCACGGCACCATCGGCCTGGTCGCCTCGCTACAGCACATGGGCCTGATCACGCCCGGGGTGCACAAGATCGACACCCCGGTCGGCCAGGTCAGCGCCACCTTGCATGAAGATGGCGCCATCACCGTCGCCAACGTGCCCTCCTACCGCTACCGCCAACAGGTTGCGGTGGACGTGCCCGGCCATGGCGTGGTGCGCGGCGACATCGCCTGGGGCGGCAACTGGTTTTTCCTTGTGTCCGAACACGGCCAGCGCATCGAGCTGGATAACCGCGAGGCGCTGACCGAGTACACCTGGGCCATGCTCAAGGCCCTGGAAACCCAGGGCGTCACCGGCGAAAACGGCGCGCCCATCGACCACATCGAGCTGTTCGCCGACGACCCCAACGCCGACAGCCGCAACTTCGTGATGTGCCCCGGCAAGGCCTACGACCGCTCCCCGTGCGGCACAGGCACCAGCGCCAAGCTGGCCTGCCTGGCCGCCGACGGCAAGCTTGCCGAAGGCCAGACCTGGGTGCAGGCCAGCATCACCGGCAGCCAGTTCCATGGCCGCTACGCGCGCGACGGCGAACGCATTCGCCCGTTCATCACCGGCCGCGCCTACATGACCGCCGACAGCACCCTGCTGATCGACGAACAAGACCCTTTCGCCTGGGGCATCTGA